One window of the Chryseobacterium sp. CY350 genome contains the following:
- a CDS encoding c-type cytochrome, which yields MKKLIAAASFTAILLASCTPKASTPVAPAGPSTSTAEQLAQGKTIFENSCKRCHGLPDPTEFTSVQWVGIMNSMAPKAKLTDEQHQWVYNYVVSVKK from the coding sequence ATGAAAAAATTGATTGCTGCTGCATCTTTCACCGCTATTTTACTAGCTTCATGTACTCCTAAAGCTTCAACGCCAGTTGCGCCGGCAGGACCTTCAACTTCTACTGCCGAGCAATTGGCTCAGGGAAAAACAATTTTTGAAAATTCTTGTAAAAGATGTCACGGTCTTCCGGACCCTACAGAATTTACATCTGTGCAGTGGGTCGGAATTATGAATTCTATGGCTCCAAAGGCAAAGCTGACAGACGAACAGCATCAGTGGGTTTATAATTATGTAGTTTCTGTGAAAAAATAA
- a CDS encoding DUF4251 domain-containing protein, producing MKKFINIISVFGVLMFFQSCTAQNTSDATVVNSLVSSEEFTFHAERANPMNYDVINVLNGIPNNPSTRILQLDAGTYTIELKKDKMEVVLPYFGRAFNASYGKDNGYRCTSKDYTISKSQTKKGNWVFKIKPNDVNNVSDINIEVYKNGKAFTSVRSNDRQPITYDGYISKNEEIKVKKME from the coding sequence ATGAAAAAGTTTATCAATATAATATCTGTGTTTGGTGTACTCATGTTTTTTCAAAGTTGCACAGCACAAAATACTTCAGATGCTACGGTTGTAAATTCTTTAGTGAGCTCAGAAGAATTCACATTTCATGCAGAGAGAGCCAATCCTATGAATTATGATGTCATCAATGTATTAAATGGAATTCCAAATAATCCTTCCACGAGAATTCTACAATTGGATGCGGGAACTTATACAATAGAGCTTAAAAAAGATAAAATGGAAGTGGTGCTTCCGTACTTCGGAAGAGCATTTAATGCCTCTTATGGAAAAGATAACGGTTACCGATGTACATCTAAAGATTACACGATTTCGAAGTCTCAAACTAAAAAAGGAAACTGGGTTTTTAAAATCAAACCAAATGATGTAAATAATGTATCGGACATTAATATTGAAGTTTACAAAAACGGAAAAGCATTTACCTCAGTAAGAAGTAACGACAGACAGCCAATTACTTATGATGGATATATTTCTAAAAATGAAGAAATTAAGGTAAAAAAAATGGAATAA
- the meaB gene encoding methylmalonyl Co-A mutase-associated GTPase MeaB, producing MKFSIQQLKDGIQSGDKRLIAKAITLIESKKSEHRLQAEDLLKEIMPLTGNSIRVGITGVPGAGKSTFIENFGRLAIANDKKVAVLAIDPSSAINKGSILGDKTRMEELAREENAFIRPSPSSGFLGGVANTTFETMLICEAAGYDYILIETVGVGQSEVLVSDITDVFLFLKIIGGGDELQGIKRGIMEMVDVVFINKVDKDNLQKAKNTRLELKRALDFIPAKEKDWKVPVLLGSALNNEGLDEIYNKIDEFISLKKKTERFDIIRKQQSEKRFEYWVQEYILNMMKRDESLEEAYNQHKKNASALVSNPSTEAKLFVEKFLNKD from the coding sequence TTGAAATTTTCTATACAACAGTTGAAAGATGGCATCCAATCGGGCGATAAGCGACTGATTGCAAAAGCTATTACTTTAATTGAAAGCAAAAAATCTGAACACAGATTGCAGGCGGAAGATTTACTAAAAGAAATAATGCCCTTGACGGGAAATTCTATTCGTGTGGGAATTACCGGAGTTCCCGGAGCCGGAAAATCTACTTTTATTGAGAATTTCGGAAGATTAGCCATTGCAAATGATAAAAAAGTGGCTGTTTTAGCCATTGATCCCAGTTCAGCGATTAATAAAGGAAGTATTTTGGGGGATAAAACCCGAATGGAAGAATTGGCGAGAGAAGAAAATGCTTTCATCCGGCCTTCACCGAGTTCGGGATTTTTGGGAGGTGTTGCAAATACTACTTTTGAAACTATGCTGATCTGTGAGGCCGCAGGATATGACTATATTTTAATTGAAACCGTGGGAGTTGGGCAATCTGAAGTTTTGGTTTCAGATATTACAGATGTTTTTTTGTTCTTAAAAATAATTGGTGGCGGAGACGAGCTGCAAGGCATCAAAAGAGGAATCATGGAAATGGTAGATGTGGTTTTCATCAATAAGGTAGATAAGGATAATCTTCAGAAAGCAAAAAATACAAGGCTTGAACTCAAACGTGCACTGGATTTTATTCCTGCAAAAGAAAAAGATTGGAAAGTTCCTGTTTTACTTGGTTCTGCACTAAATAATGAAGGTTTAGATGAGATTTATAACAAAATTGATGAATTTATTTCTTTAAAAAAGAAAACAGAACGTTTTGATATCATAAGAAAACAGCAATCTGAAAAACGCTTTGAATATTGGGTTCAAGAGTATATTTTGAATATGATGAAGAGAGATGAATCTTTGGAAGAAGCTTATAATCAGCATAAAAAAAATGCTTCAGCGTTGGTTTCTAATCCGAGCACCGAAGCAAAATTATTTGTTGAGAAATTTTTAAATAAAGACTAA
- a CDS encoding outer membrane beta-barrel protein, with product MKKIASIALLSFSVIASAQISLAAKANVLIPTSSASWKNLKTAATNAVEQKGKNITGFNIGLSMKIDLPTALYLMPEVYYSNFSNEVTVANEISAEATTIKAKSSRIDVPVLVGVNVLGDLLSAYAGPVGSFNLAKGDNFGSFVQKVDAKEFTVGYQLGFQSEIKKLIISAKYEGAFSKDQRKFINSVAGSNQEIDYDNRSSLFMLGLGYKF from the coding sequence ATGAAAAAGATAGCTAGTATCGCATTATTAAGTTTTTCAGTAATTGCATCTGCTCAGATTTCACTTGCAGCAAAAGCGAATGTACTGATACCGACAAGCTCTGCATCTTGGAAAAACCTTAAAACCGCCGCTACAAATGCCGTAGAGCAAAAAGGAAAAAACATTACCGGTTTCAACATTGGTTTATCAATGAAGATAGATTTGCCGACTGCTTTGTATTTAATGCCGGAGGTTTATTACAGCAATTTCAGTAATGAAGTTACTGTCGCGAATGAAATTAGTGCTGAAGCAACAACTATTAAAGCTAAAAGCAGTAGAATTGACGTTCCTGTTCTAGTTGGAGTTAATGTTTTGGGAGATCTTCTTAGCGCGTATGCCGGACCTGTAGGAAGTTTTAATCTGGCAAAAGGTGATAACTTTGGTAGCTTTGTTCAGAAAGTTGATGCTAAAGAATTTACAGTAGGATATCAGTTAGGTTTCCAGAGTGAGATTAAAAAACTGATCATCTCTGCAAAATATGAAGGTGCTTTTTCTAAAGATCAGAGAAAATTCATCAACAGTGTTGCAGGCTCTAATCAGGAGATTGATTATGACAACAGATCAAGCCTTTTTATGCTTGGTTTAGGATATAAATTCTAA
- a CDS encoding M48 family metallopeptidase — MKITHLLGIGATVLSLAACTTNPITGRSSLQIANNSEIEAMALQQYKQTLTESKVVTGSQAQSVKNVGNRIKNAAEKYYASIGRGADLANYKWEFNLLQDKQINAWCMPGGKVAVYSGILPITKDDTGLAVVMGHEVSHALAGHGNERISQSMIAQGLGTASGLAIKNERTAAIFQSVYPIGSQVVLLKYGRNQELEADQMGLYLMSMAGYDPRQAIPFWNRMEASSSGARQPEFLSTHPSPGSRVGDINKNLPKALEYYRAAGGKV; from the coding sequence ATGAAAATAACACATCTATTAGGAATAGGAGCTACAGTTTTGTCTCTTGCAGCTTGTACGACCAACCCAATTACAGGAAGATCTTCCTTACAGATTGCAAACAATTCTGAAATTGAGGCAATGGCTTTGCAACAATATAAGCAAACATTGACAGAATCTAAAGTAGTAACGGGATCTCAGGCTCAAAGCGTAAAAAATGTAGGTAACAGAATAAAAAATGCTGCCGAGAAATATTACGCGAGTATAGGACGTGGTGCAGATCTCGCAAATTATAAGTGGGAATTTAATCTTTTGCAGGATAAACAAATAAATGCGTGGTGTATGCCAGGTGGAAAAGTTGCTGTTTATTCTGGTATTCTTCCAATTACAAAAGATGATACAGGATTAGCAGTAGTAATGGGACATGAAGTTTCTCACGCTTTGGCAGGTCACGGTAACGAAAGAATTTCGCAGTCAATGATTGCTCAGGGATTAGGAACAGCCTCAGGTTTAGCAATTAAAAATGAAAGAACAGCAGCGATCTTCCAAAGTGTTTATCCTATTGGTTCGCAGGTTGTTTTGTTAAAATATGGTAGAAATCAAGAATTGGAAGCTGACCAGATGGGATTGTATTTGATGTCGATGGCGGGCTATGATCCTAGACAGGCGATTCCGTTCTGGAACAGAATGGAGGCTTCATCTTCAGGAGCAAGGCAGCCAGAATTTTTATCTACTCACCCAAGTCCGGGATCGAGAGTTGGAGACATAAATAAAAATCTTCCTAAAGCACTGGAATACTACAGAGCAGCTGGAGGAAAAGTTTAA
- a CDS encoding tetratricopeptide repeat protein yields the protein MTLTKSKYYFEALDNYPYSLPDCLEALNYALSYDPEDADSLCLMGRIYSEMLIDYEKAKLYFEEAMQCDVTNLNTPKYYIKCLLDNEDLQEAEKLINYSLKIKGIDKAVLWYYRSLLSEIRGSFPNALKFLKEAEKYCFNSQSLDCMKSRKKFIKSKMPKKCKSKKETK from the coding sequence ATGACCTTAACTAAAAGTAAATATTATTTTGAAGCGCTGGATAATTATCCATACAGCTTGCCGGATTGTCTGGAAGCGTTGAATTATGCGCTTTCCTACGATCCTGAAGATGCAGATTCGCTTTGTCTGATGGGAAGAATCTACAGCGAAATGCTCATTGATTATGAAAAAGCAAAACTCTATTTCGAGGAAGCGATGCAATGTGATGTAACGAATCTGAATACGCCAAAATACTACATAAAATGTCTTTTGGATAACGAAGATTTGCAGGAAGCGGAAAAGCTGATCAATTATTCTTTAAAAATAAAAGGAATTGATAAGGCTGTTTTATGGTATTACAGATCGTTGCTTTCCGAGATAAGAGGAAGTTTTCCAAATGCGCTAAAGTTTTTGAAAGAAGCAGAAAAATATTGTTTCAATTCTCAAAGTCTTGATTGCATGAAAAGTCGGAAGAAATTTATAAAATCTAAGATGCCTAAGAAATGTAAAAGTAAGAAGGAGACTAAATAA